Proteins encoded in a region of the Bombiscardovia apis genome:
- the nrdI gene encoding class Ib ribonucleoside-diphosphate reductase assembly flavoprotein NrdI, producing MEQAVPEQGTQVASTPEYAAVGERVGAVVYFSSQSENTARFISNCRLQDEGIDVFRIPVKPHEAPLKVHEPYIIVVPTYGGGSARKAVLPQIKRFLNDPDNRAGIRGVIASGNTNFGEAFCMAGDIIAQKCKVPFLYYFELMGTTEDERKVKQGVLEFFRNHPE from the coding sequence ATGGAGCAAGCAGTGCCAGAGCAGGGGACACAGGTGGCCAGCACGCCTGAGTATGCGGCAGTGGGGGAGCGCGTTGGCGCAGTGGTCTATTTTTCCTCACAGTCTGAGAACACGGCTCGTTTCATCTCTAATTGCCGATTGCAAGATGAGGGCATCGATGTGTTCCGCATCCCGGTCAAGCCCCACGAAGCCCCGCTCAAGGTTCACGAGCCTTATATTATAGTTGTGCCGACTTATGGTGGTGGTTCGGCGCGTAAGGCTGTGTTGCCCCAGATTAAGCGTTTTTTGAACGATCCTGACAACCGAGCAGGTATCCGCGGGGTCATTGCCTCAGGCAATACTAATTTTGGCGAAGCCTTCTGCATGGCCGGCGATATTATTGCCCAAAAATGCAAGGTACCCTTCCTTTACTATTTTGAGTTGATGGGCACTACGGAGGACGAGCGCAAAGTGAAGCAGGGAGTGCTGGAATTTTTCCGCAATCATCCTGAATAA
- a CDS encoding GNAT family N-acetyltransferase, giving the protein MPVLHSLLDAFTHPRTTDPASPSLTMPRRLSVPVGYGDFGLRPVELDDADEWNAVRWGNKEWLAPWESGDPLGGSPLTFNEWVASLRRNETAGSSAVFVMEFQTAIVGQISLGAICYGAMRTATVGYWVDKDHVGHGFAPLAVALLADWAFFDPSGPRLHRIEIDVLPSNQRSLRVAQKLGMNQEGIKRGYMFIGGQWRDHLSFSLLANECQEGVLKEFLEKNRDTPRIT; this is encoded by the coding sequence ATGCCAGTCCTTCACAGCTTACTTGATGCCTTCACTCACCCGCGCACTACTGACCCTGCCAGTCCAAGTCTGACGATGCCACGGCGACTGTCAGTACCTGTTGGATACGGCGATTTTGGCCTGCGCCCCGTCGAATTGGACGACGCCGATGAGTGGAATGCGGTGCGCTGGGGCAATAAGGAGTGGCTGGCCCCTTGGGAATCTGGAGACCCTTTGGGCGGGAGTCCTCTAACCTTCAACGAGTGGGTAGCGAGCTTGCGCCGCAACGAAACTGCTGGTTCCTCAGCCGTGTTTGTTATGGAATTTCAAACCGCTATTGTAGGCCAGATTTCTTTGGGAGCTATTTGTTACGGGGCAATGCGCACAGCCACGGTGGGTTATTGGGTTGATAAAGACCACGTGGGACACGGATTTGCGCCACTTGCGGTGGCCTTACTGGCAGATTGGGCGTTTTTTGATCCATCGGGTCCGCGTTTGCACCGAATAGAGATAGATGTGTTGCCCAGCAATCAGCGCTCGTTAAGGGTGGCGCAAAAGTTGGGTATGAACCAAGAGGGTATCAAGCGAGGCTATATGTTTATTGGTGGGCAGTGGCGCGATCATCTGAGTTTTAGCCTGCTTGCAAACGAGTGTCAAGAGGGTGTCCTGAAAGAATTTCTAGAAAAAAATCGCGACACGCCTAGAATCACTTGA
- a CDS encoding FmdB family zinc ribbon protein, with the protein MPTYHYRCKNCGYDFTKEQSFSDDPITVCPECGQEQVRKVYSAVPIEFKGHGFYRTDGASSSSSSSSSDK; encoded by the coding sequence GTGCCTACCTACCATTACCGTTGCAAAAACTGCGGATATGACTTTACGAAAGAGCAGTCTTTTAGTGATGACCCCATTACGGTGTGCCCCGAATGCGGCCAAGAGCAGGTGCGCAAAGTCTACTCGGCTGTGCCCATTGAGTTTAAGGGCCACGGTTTTTACCGCACGGACGGCGCTTCCTCGTCAAGTTCCAGCTCCTCATCAGACAAGTAA
- a CDS encoding SAF domain-containing protein produces MTNIFFNTPHSPLSHTLAGRRRKASLKRIVAAVCAGLSLFCVLQILTGSQAQDRILVANRNIARGARIEASALKEIQVPASLANSATLTSREDALGQVALVQIAAGQPLISSCLSRAPSLPTGYTTVRLLLASAPESLTPGQSVQLIASVPCSSHQNTAAAEAQETPSSDHCLITSKALTMELPKRQERNASQSESIMGPEHSPTITFALPPEDAMKALRLPQEAAVIAVDSGK; encoded by the coding sequence ATGACCAATATTTTTTTCAACACTCCTCACTCACCATTGAGCCATACGCTCGCAGGGCGGCGCCGTAAGGCCTCTCTTAAACGCATCGTTGCGGCAGTATGCGCCGGATTGTCCCTGTTCTGCGTTCTTCAAATTTTGACGGGCAGTCAAGCCCAAGACCGAATACTGGTGGCTAATCGAAACATTGCTAGGGGAGCGCGTATAGAAGCCTCGGCTCTCAAAGAGATACAAGTGCCCGCCAGCCTAGCAAACTCCGCCACACTCACCAGCCGAGAAGATGCCCTAGGTCAGGTCGCCTTGGTCCAGATTGCAGCAGGCCAGCCCCTCATAAGCTCCTGTCTAAGCCGAGCGCCCAGCCTGCCCACGGGATACACCACCGTGCGTCTACTCCTAGCTTCTGCCCCAGAATCCTTAACTCCGGGCCAGTCAGTACAACTTATTGCTTCGGTGCCTTGCTCCTCTCACCAAAATACGGCCGCTGCCGAAGCTCAGGAAACCCCATCAAGTGACCACTGCCTAATAACGAGCAAGGCACTTACGATGGAGCTACCTAAGAGACAAGAGCGTAATGCGTCTCAAAGCGAATCAATCATGGGTCCGGAACACAGCCCGACTATTACCTTTGCGCTCCCGCCCGAAGACGCTATGAAAGCGCTACGGTTGCCCCAAGAAGCGGCCGTTATTGCTGTGGATAGCGGTAAGTGA
- the groES gene encoding co-chaperone GroES, with product MSISLTPLEDKIVIKQAPAETKTASGLVIPDSAKEKPQQGEVLAVGPGRRDDKGGLIPVDVTVGDKVLYSKYGGTEVNYEGEDYLIVSARDVLAILK from the coding sequence GTGTCGATCTCACTCACACCGTTGGAAGACAAGATTGTCATTAAGCAGGCTCCGGCTGAGACCAAGACCGCGTCTGGTCTAGTCATTCCGGATTCTGCCAAGGAGAAGCCTCAGCAGGGTGAAGTCCTTGCTGTTGGTCCTGGTCGCCGCGACGACAAGGGCGGGCTGATTCCTGTAGATGTCACCGTAGGTGACAAGGTGCTCTACTCCAAGTATGGCGGCACCGAGGTCAACTATGAGGGTGAGGATTACTTGATTGTTTCTGCACGCGACGTGCTGGCTATCTTGAAGTAA